A region from the Campylobacter subantarcticus LMG 24377 genome encodes:
- a CDS encoding 23S rRNA (pseudouridine(1915)-N(3))-methyltransferase RlmH, whose protein sequence is MQINLLSIQKNNNDEFSKIDEHYTKLIKKFCSFNDICVFNNKINQAQNTNSIEAKKSYTNALNPYKKGFCIALDEKGKEFTSVEFAKLLQDKNEITFFIGGAYGFEQEFIAQMHTSIALSKMTLVHKFAKTMLLEQIYRAFCINTNHPYHK, encoded by the coding sequence ATGCAAATTAATCTTTTAAGCATTCAAAAAAATAATAATGATGAATTTAGCAAGATAGATGAGCATTATACTAAGCTCATTAAGAAATTTTGTAGTTTTAATGACATATGTGTTTTTAATAACAAAATTAATCAAGCACAAAATACTAACTCTATAGAAGCAAAAAAATCTTATACAAATGCACTAAATCCTTACAAAAAAGGCTTTTGTATAGCCTTAGATGAAAAAGGTAAGGAGTTTACAAGCGTAGAATTTGCAAAATTATTGCAAGATAAAAATGAAATTACATTTTTTATAGGTGGTGCTTATGGATTTGAGCAAGAATTTATCGCACAAATGCATACAAGCATAGCTCTTAGTAAAATGACCTTAGTACATAAATTTGCTAAAACTATGCTTTTAGAGCAAATTTATCGTGCATTTTGCATTAATACAAATCACCCATATCACAAATAG
- the accD gene encoding acetyl-CoA carboxylase, carboxyltransferase subunit beta: MNFLDIFSSIRRKQAAPSEAPNHWVKCNSCHALMYYKEIETCYNVCPKCNFHMRLNPLKRIELLSDEGSFMEMDKDLHAIDPLKFVDSKSYKKRLAENEEKTGRKSAIISGECTIDGIKTQLIVFDFSFMGGSLGSVEGEKILRAIERAIEKKTPVVIVSASGGARMQESTYSLMQMSKTSAALKLLAEEKLPYISVLTDPTMGGVSASFAWLGDIIMAEPGALVGFAGARVIKQTIGADLPEGFQKAEFLLEHGLIDAIVERSEHKKFIADFLRFFSKIKNAN; encoded by the coding sequence ATGAATTTTTTAGATATTTTTTCTAGTATAAGACGCAAGCAAGCTGCTCCAAGCGAAGCTCCAAATCACTGGGTAAAATGCAATTCTTGCCATGCGTTAATGTATTATAAAGAAATAGAAACTTGTTATAATGTTTGTCCTAAATGTAATTTTCATATGAGATTAAACCCTCTAAAACGCATTGAATTACTTAGCGATGAAGGCTCTTTTATGGAAATGGATAAAGACTTACATGCAATTGATCCACTTAAATTTGTAGATAGCAAATCATATAAAAAAAGATTAGCAGAGAATGAAGAAAAAACAGGTAGAAAAAGCGCCATAATAAGCGGAGAATGTACTATAGATGGGATAAAAACTCAACTTATTGTTTTTGATTTTTCTTTCATGGGTGGAAGCTTAGGCTCAGTAGAAGGTGAAAAAATTCTTAGAGCTATTGAAAGAGCTATTGAGAAAAAAACCCCTGTTGTCATAGTGAGTGCAAGCGGTGGAGCTAGAATGCAAGAAAGTACTTATTCTTTAATGCAAATGAGCAAAACTAGTGCAGCATTAAAACTGTTGGCAGAAGAAAAACTTCCTTATATTTCAGTATTAACTGATCCAACAATGGGTGGTGTAAGCGCGTCTTTTGCTTGGCTTGGAGATATCATCATGGCTGAACCTGGTGCTTTAGTAGGCTTTGCAGGAGCTAGGGTAATTAAGCAAACCATAGGAGCTGATTTACCAGAAGGCTTTCAGAAGGCTGAATTTTTACTTGAACATGGATTGATTGATGCGATTGTAGAAAGAAGTGAACATAAAAAATTTATAGCAGATTTTTTAAGATTTTTTTCTAAAATTAAAAATGCAAATTAA
- the bamA gene encoding outer membrane protein assembly factor BamA, which yields MKKWFVFFALSSSLCAATIKDIKFEGLSQLSKESAIAISKLKIGQKIDPASIDIAIKNLFNRNYFKDIVVEEENGVLTFKVVEKPSIGKIDIQGIASNDRKQIESLVGLKPGILYDENSAKDAAEKIKLFYQAKGFYDTVVEIKDEKLSNSSSLKLTFVINRGENIIIEKVHLSGAKNLSYSDIEPAIANKQREALGWMWGFNDGKLKIFDLANDSSRISDVYLKEGYLDVSISPAFLNTYTDTYQADLTYFINEGEVYKVKGIKIFNPIFSDEENEALANDLKLNVGKIVNIEKLREDIKTIEIKTADLGYAFVQVIPDIQKDRENHEAMIIFKVIPNEKVYIRDVIISGNTKTVDRVIRRELYLTEGNLYNRTDLIDSRNALRRTAYFENVDIKEQRVDDTHIDLIVEVKEASTGAISGGIGYGTSDGILLSASLSDANILGSGMKGNVSIDKGDDTLSGRVSLRNPRVNDSDYSLGGSLYSDRLEWDSYDERNYGFNISVGKTLGRYTSIDLTYNLEQSDIYHLSDRLIAQGYKLGKTYKSSITPSIVFNNTDDYYLPRSGFIASTSLEYAGLGGDQEFISSTTKFNYYQGLEEFIGWDLIYRYKASFYKVWDQGYLPINEKLYLGGIGTIRGFDRRSVSPKNEWGDETGGTVAFANSVELSFPIFDRIKLRGSVFFDYGAIGESSLSQIQRWSTGVGFEWLTPLGALNLVFAKPFNTSSKDDLSKFEFMLGARF from the coding sequence ATGAAAAAATGGTTTGTTTTCTTTGCACTTTCAAGTTCTTTATGTGCAGCTACAATTAAAGATATAAAATTTGAAGGCTTATCGCAACTTTCTAAAGAAAGTGCTATTGCGATTTCTAAATTAAAAATAGGGCAAAAAATCGATCCTGCTAGTATAGATATAGCGATTAAAAATCTTTTTAATAGAAATTATTTTAAAGATATAGTAGTAGAAGAAGAAAATGGAGTGCTGACTTTTAAAGTAGTAGAAAAACCATCTATTGGAAAAATAGATATTCAAGGTATAGCGAGTAACGATAGAAAACAAATAGAAAGCCTTGTTGGCTTAAAACCTGGAATTTTATATGATGAAAATTCGGCTAAAGACGCAGCTGAAAAAATCAAACTTTTTTATCAAGCCAAAGGTTTTTATGATACTGTTGTAGAAATCAAAGATGAAAAATTAAGCAATTCAAGTTCATTAAAACTTACTTTTGTCATAAATCGTGGGGAAAATATTATCATAGAAAAAGTGCATTTAAGTGGTGCAAAAAATTTAAGTTATTCAGATATTGAACCTGCAATAGCAAATAAACAAAGAGAAGCTCTAGGCTGGATGTGGGGCTTTAATGATGGCAAACTTAAAATTTTTGATCTTGCAAATGATAGCTCAAGAATTTCAGATGTATATTTAAAAGAAGGTTATCTTGATGTAAGCATATCTCCTGCTTTTTTAAATACTTACACAGATACTTATCAAGCTGATTTGACTTATTTTATCAATGAAGGCGAGGTTTATAAAGTCAAAGGAATTAAAATTTTTAATCCAATTTTTAGCGATGAAGAAAATGAGGCTTTAGCAAATGATTTAAAATTAAATGTTGGAAAAATAGTCAATATAGAAAAACTAAGAGAAGATATAAAAACTATAGAAATTAAAACAGCTGATTTAGGCTATGCTTTTGTACAAGTTATACCTGATATACAAAAAGATAGAGAAAATCATGAAGCTATGATTATTTTTAAAGTCATACCTAATGAAAAAGTATATATAAGAGATGTCATCATCTCAGGCAATACCAAAACAGTTGATAGGGTTATTCGTAGAGAACTTTACCTAACTGAAGGCAATCTTTATAATAGAACTGATTTAATAGACTCAAGAAATGCCCTAAGAAGAACTGCGTATTTTGAAAATGTAGATATTAAAGAGCAAAGGGTAGATGACACACATATTGACTTAATAGTAGAAGTCAAGGAAGCCTCAACTGGAGCCATTTCAGGTGGTATTGGCTATGGAACTAGCGATGGAATTTTACTTAGTGCTTCATTATCTGATGCAAATATCTTAGGCTCTGGTATGAAAGGGAATGTAAGTATAGATAAAGGCGATGATACACTTTCTGGTAGAGTATCTTTAAGAAATCCTAGAGTAAATGATAGTGATTATTCTCTTGGAGGATCATTATATTCAGATCGTTTAGAATGGGATAGCTATGATGAGAGAAACTATGGTTTTAATATAAGCGTTGGCAAAACTTTAGGAAGATATACAAGCATAGATTTAACTTATAATCTTGAACAAAGTGATATTTATCATTTGAGCGATCGCTTAATCGCTCAAGGATATAAACTTGGTAAAACCTATAAAAGTTCTATCACTCCTTCAATAGTGTTTAACAATACAGATGATTATTATCTACCAAGATCAGGTTTTATCGCCTCAACTTCGCTTGAATATGCAGGCTTAGGCGGAGATCAAGAATTTATAAGTTCTACTACTAAATTTAATTATTATCAAGGCTTGGAAGAATTTATAGGATGGGATTTGATTTATCGTTATAAAGCAAGTTTTTATAAGGTATGGGATCAAGGCTATTTACCTATCAATGAAAAATTATATCTTGGTGGTATAGGAACCATTAGAGGTTTTGATAGAAGAAGCGTGAGTCCTAAAAACGAATGGGGTGATGAAACAGGTGGTACAGTTGCTTTTGCAAATTCTGTAGAACTTAGCTTTCCAATCTTTGATAGAATTAAACTTAGAGGAAGTGTATTTTTTGACTATGGTGCTATAGGAGAGAGTTCTTTAAGTCAAATTCAAAGATGGAGTACAGGTGTTGGTTTTGAGTGGTTAACCCCGCTAGGTGCTTTAAATTTAGTTTTTGCTAAACCATTTAATACTAGTTCAAAAGATGATTTGAGCAAATTTGAGTTTATGTTGGGTGCAAGATTTTAA
- a CDS encoding chorismate mutase / prephenate dehydrogenase, whose amino-acid sequence MKVGIIGLGLIGGSLGLSLRENKLIDLVCGYDINKEFEQIALERKLIDKIVSFEELKKCDVIFLAIPVRAIVKILKEFQSFSKDCTIIELGSTKEEIIKNLPSYLQSQFIAAHPMAGTENSGPNAAIKDLYKNAVCVLCDVQNADHIHQKRAIEIFSDLGMKLVFMDSISHDHHASIISHLPHVISFSLANFVMKEENKKNIAHLGGPSFKDMCRIAKSNPQMWSGIFEQNKQNLLNSIDLFQKELQECKKMIEKCDIDELETWIKSANKLREIL is encoded by the coding sequence ATGAAGGTAGGTATAATCGGACTTGGCTTGATAGGTGGATCTTTGGGTCTTAGCTTAAGAGAGAATAAATTAATAGATTTAGTTTGTGGATACGATATAAATAAAGAATTTGAGCAAATTGCATTAGAGCGAAAATTAATAGATAAAATTGTTTCTTTTGAGGAATTAAAAAAATGTGATGTGATTTTTTTAGCTATTCCTGTAAGGGCTATTGTAAAAATCTTAAAAGAATTTCAAAGTTTTTCTAAAGATTGTACTATCATTGAACTTGGAAGCACAAAAGAAGAAATTATTAAAAATTTACCTTCTTATTTGCAAAGTCAATTTATTGCAGCTCATCCTATGGCAGGAACTGAAAATAGTGGTCCAAATGCAGCTATAAAAGATTTATATAAAAATGCCGTTTGTGTTTTGTGTGATGTACAAAATGCTGATCATATTCATCAAAAAAGGGCTATAGAAATTTTTTCAGATTTAGGAATGAAGCTTGTGTTTATGGATAGTATTTCGCATGATCATCATGCTTCTATTATTTCGCATTTACCGCATGTGATTAGTTTTTCTTTGGCAAATTTTGTGATGAAAGAAGAAAATAAAAAAAATATAGCTCACCTAGGAGGTCCTTCTTTTAAAGATATGTGCAGAATTGCCAAGTCAAATCCTCAGATGTGGAGTGGTATTTTTGAACAAAACAAACAAAATTTATTAAATTCTATTGATTTATTTCAAAAAGAATTACAAGAGTGTAAAAAAATGATAGAAAAATGTGATATTGATGAACTTGAAACTTGGATTAAAAGTGCAAATAAGTTAAGAGAAATTTTGTAA
- a CDS encoding M23 family metallopeptidase yields the protein MVFARKRSNKKWIFVVFLILLAFVVFVLNTKLFEKNPPLIQTKSDVIYSNLTDPISIEVSDEGALKDIKVTLFKANELNGEILVNEHVKGNKKSIHFDLKLPKPAYKEKVDSYKLVIEASDSSFWNFFLGNQALKEVKIIVDTKKPLVEILDNSYQIEQGGVGSVVFKASDENLQEVYITTDKDKIFKATPYVKEGYYAALIPWEVTDEHFRSYVVAVDKAGNVTKQKIRYYFANKKYRVSNIKVSDRFLDGKIEFLAQKYAPKDRELSRLEKFKFVNEDLRASNEVIIHDITSKVPDVMINNFKVNLFKPLKNGQKVADYADHRFYSYNNQAFSSSYHMGLDLASIKEAPIISNNDGEVVFVQENGIYGLNIIIYHGFGIYTLYGHCTNVDVNVGDRVRAGDVIGTTGTTGLALGDHVHFGVLVQGVEVRPEQWQDAKWIKENIYNVLESSKKRILSE from the coding sequence ATGGTTTTTGCACGTAAAAGATCAAATAAAAAGTGGATTTTTGTAGTTTTTTTAATACTTTTGGCCTTTGTGGTATTTGTTTTAAATACGAAGTTGTTTGAAAAAAATCCTCCGTTGATTCAAACAAAATCAGATGTAATTTATAGCAACTTAACAGACCCTATATCCATAGAAGTAAGTGATGAAGGTGCTTTAAAAGATATAAAAGTTACTTTATTTAAGGCAAATGAATTAAATGGTGAAATACTTGTTAATGAGCATGTTAAAGGCAATAAAAAAAGCATTCATTTTGATTTAAAATTACCAAAACCAGCCTATAAAGAAAAAGTCGATTCATACAAACTTGTAATAGAAGCAAGCGATAGTAGTTTTTGGAATTTCTTTTTAGGAAATCAAGCACTCAAAGAAGTAAAAATTATTGTTGATACTAAAAAACCACTTGTAGAAATTTTAGATAATTCTTATCAAATCGAACAAGGTGGAGTAGGTAGTGTGGTATTTAAAGCAAGTGATGAGAATTTACAAGAAGTTTATATCACAACTGATAAAGATAAAATTTTTAAAGCAACTCCTTATGTAAAAGAGGGCTATTATGCTGCTTTGATTCCTTGGGAGGTAACTGATGAGCACTTTAGATCTTATGTGGTGGCAGTGGATAAAGCAGGTAATGTAACCAAACAAAAAATTAGATATTATTTTGCCAATAAAAAATACCGCGTATCTAATATAAAAGTAAGCGATAGATTTTTAGATGGTAAGATTGAATTTTTAGCACAAAAATATGCTCCAAAAGATAGAGAATTAAGTAGGCTTGAAAAATTTAAATTTGTTAATGAAGATTTAAGAGCTTCTAATGAGGTTATCATTCATGATATTACGAGTAAAGTTCCTGATGTTATGATTAATAATTTTAAAGTTAATCTTTTTAAGCCTTTAAAAAATGGCCAAAAAGTAGCTGATTATGCTGATCATAGATTTTATTCTTATAATAATCAAGCATTTAGTAGTTCTTATCATATGGGGCTTGATTTAGCAAGCATAAAAGAAGCACCTATCATCAGTAATAACGATGGTGAAGTGGTATTTGTGCAAGAAAATGGAATTTATGGATTAAATATTATTATTTATCATGGTTTTGGGATTTATACTCTTTATGGACACTGTACCAATGTAGATGTAAATGTAGGAGATAGAGTTAGAGCAGGTGATGTTATAGGCACTACAGGCACTACAGGCTTAGCACTTGGAGATCATGTGCATTTTGGTGTTTTAGTGCAAGGGGTTGAAGTGCGTCCCGAGCAATGGCAAGATGCAAAATGGATAAAAGAAAATATCTATAATGTATTAGAGTCAAGCAAAAAAAGAATTTTGAGTGAATAA